A window of Rhododendron vialii isolate Sample 1 chromosome 13a, ASM3025357v1 contains these coding sequences:
- the LOC131314859 gene encoding fasciclin-like arabinogalactan protein 12, with protein sequence MSNLIFSLSLLLLSLLQCTTTLAQSPASPPVPQPSPPVPTASPPVPSGPPNITKILEKASQYTVFLRLLATTQVANQINSQLNDSSNEMTIFAPSDSAFSSLQAGTLNSLSDQEKSELVQFHMIPTFLSISQFQTVSNPLRTQAGDTRAWKFPLNVTTSGSQVNITTGIDNTTVSSTIYTDNQLAVYQVDKVLLPWSIFGPQPPAEAPAPVTPKKKKATAADAPNNADTSGAGSAFVDVNVMVLVMSVVIAVCAGFVS encoded by the coding sequence ATGAGCAACCTCATCTTCTCCCTCTCACTCCTCCTACTTTCTCTCCTCCAATGCACCACCACCCTAGCCCAGTCCCCGGCATCCCCACCGGTCCCCCAGCCATCCCCACCAGTCCCCACGGCATCCCCACCGGTCCCTTCTGGCCccccaaacataaccaaaatccTCGAAAAAGCCAGCCAGTACACCGTCTTCCTCCGCCTCCTGGCCACCACTCAAGTTGCCAACCAAATCAATAGCCAACTCAACGACTCCAGCAATGAAATGACCATATTTGCCCCCTCCGACAGCGCCTTCTCCAGCCTCCAGGCCGGCACCCTCAACTCCCTCTCCGATCAGGAaaagagcgagttggtccagtTCCACATGATCCCCACATTCCTCTCCATTTCCCAGTTCCAGACCGTCAGCAACCCGTTGAGGACCCAAGCCGGCGACACCAGGGCCTGGAAATTCCCTCTTAACGTCACCACTTCCGGCAGCCAGGTGAACATAACCACCGGCATCGATAACACGACGGTGAGCAGCACGATTTATACGGATAACCAGCTCGCCGTTTATCAGGTGGATAAGGTGCTCCTTCCCTGGAGTATATTCGGGCCTCAACCGCCGGCTGAGGCGCCGGCGCCGGTAAcgccgaagaagaagaaggcgaCGGCAGCCGACGCTCCGAACAATGCGGATACTTCTGGTGCGGGGAGTGCGTTCGTGGATGTAAACGTAATGGTGCTGGTGATGTCCGTTGTGATTGCTGTTTGTGCGGGATTTGTATCGTGA